The proteins below are encoded in one region of Mycteria americana isolate JAX WOST 10 ecotype Jacksonville Zoo and Gardens chromosome 22, USCA_MyAme_1.0, whole genome shotgun sequence:
- the KLHL10 gene encoding kelch-like protein 10, which produces MMRLIIEYAYTRTVPVTADNVESLLTAADQFNIMGIIRLCCEFLKSQLCLENCIGICRLTDYYHCPDLREAAYVFILHHFEEMTKVSTEFLDLSVNELKHIIEKDELNVKQEDAVFEAILKWIAHDPQNRRQHIAVLLGKVRLALMQAEYFMNNVKTHDYVKDNEECKVLIINALTEMYNLNMHGPSYSDFANPLSRPRLPYAILFAIGGWSGGSPTNAIETYDARADKWVNVTCEQESPLAYHGAAYLKGFVYVIGGFDSVDYFNSVKRFDPLKKTWQQAAPMHSRRCYVSVAVLNNFIYAMGGFDGYMRLNTAERYEPETNQWTLIAPMHEQRSDASATTLHEKVYICGGFNGNECLITAEVYDATTNQWTFIAPMRSRRSGVGVIAYGNEVYAVGGFDGVNRLRSVEAYNPIANTWRTVHTMFNPRSNFGIEVVDDLLFVVGGFNGFTTTFNVECYDENANEWYDVHDMGIYRSALSCCVVPGLSNVGEYVARRDCYADNSSKEVRFTSSASSLPV; this is translated from the exons ATGATGAGGCTCATTATTGAGTATGCCTACACCAGGACAGTACCGGTCACGGCTGACAACGTTGAAAGTTTGCTAACCGCAGCAGACCAGTTCAATATCATGGGCATCATCAGACTGTGCTGCGAGTTCTTAAAATCCCAGCTATGCTTGGAAAATTGCATCGGCATCTGCAGACTCACAGATTATTACCACTGCCCCGACCTGCGAGAAGCAGCCTATGTGTTCATCCTCCATCACTTCGAGGAGATGACCAAGGTGTCTACAGAGTTTCTAGACCTCTCCGTCAACGAGCTAAAGCACATCATTGAGAAGGACGAGCTCAATGTGAAACAAGAAGATGCTGTGTTCGAGGCTATTCTGAAATGGATCGCTCACGACCCGCAGAACAGGAGGCAGCACATCGCAGTCTTGCTGGGCAAG gttCGACTGGCACTGATGCAAGCAGAATACTTCATGAACAACGTCAAAACGCACGATTATGTGAAGGACAACGAGGAGTGCAAAGTTCTCATCATAAACGCACTGACAGAAATGTACAACCTCAATATGCACGGCCCATCTTACTCGGATTTCGCCAACCCGCTCAGTCGGCCTCGCCTGCCCTATGCCATCTTGTTTGCTATCGGAGGCTGGAGCGGGGGGAGCCCGACCAACGCCATTGAGACGTACGATGCCCGTGCAGACAAGTGGGTGAACGTCACATGCGAGCAAGAAAGCCCCCTTGCCTATCATGGCGCTGCTTATTTAAAAGGCTTTGTCTACGTTATCGGAGGATTTGACAGCGTGGATTATTTCAACAGCGTCAAGCGGTTTGACCCACTGAAGAAAACATGGCAGCAGGCCGCACCCATGCACTCGCGGCGCTGCTACGTCAGCGTCGCCGTTCTTAACAACTTCATCTACGCCATGGGAGGGTTTGATGGATACATGCGCCTCAACACAGCAGAACGGTACGAGCCAGAGACGAACCAGTGGACACTGATTGCTCCCATGCACGAGCAGAGAAGCGATGCGAGTGCAACCACGCTGCATGAAAAG GTGTATATATGTGGTGGCTTCAACGGAAATGAGTGCTTGATCACAGCTGAAGTATACGATGCCACAACAAATCAATGGACCTTTATAGCCCCAATGAGAAGCAGAAGAAGTGGAGTAGGCGTGATCGCGTACGGAAACGAAGTGTATGCG GTAGGAGGATTTGATGGAGTCAACCGGCTTCGGAGCGTGGAAGCGTACAACCCCATTGCCAACACGTGGCGCACAGTCCACACCATGTTCAATCCTCGCAGCAACTTTGGCATTGAAGTGGTGGATGATCTTTTGTTTGTGGTTGGTGGCTTTAACGGTTTTACCACGACTTTCAACGTTGAGTGTTACGATGAAAACGCTAACGAGTGGTACGATGTTCACGACATGGGCATATACCGTAGTGCtctgagctgctgtgtggtgccaGGTCTATCTAATGTTGGGGAGTACGTTGCCAGACGAGACTGCTACGCGGACAACTCTTCAAAGGAAGTCAGGTTCACTTCTTCAGCAAGTAGCCTGCCTGTATAA